A part of Vulcanisaeta moutnovskia 768-28 genomic DNA contains:
- the rpsJ gene encoding 30S ribosomal protein S10 gives MPRKARIRIWGTDSKQVDDLASEIVGIAKKLGVKVSGPIPLPRKRLLVTVRRAPSGQGYHTFDHWEMRIYKRLIDMDADERAIRQLMRMRVPENIKIEIELVD, from the coding sequence ATGCCGAGAAAGGCGCGAATACGCATATGGGGAACAGACAGTAAGCAGGTTGATGACCTAGCCAGTGAAATAGTCGGCATAGCCAAGAAGCTCGGTGTTAAGGTTTCAGGACCAATACCACTACCCAGGAAGAGACTCCTGGTAACTGTGAGAAGAGCACCGAGTGGTCAGGGATACCACACGTTTGATCATTGGGAAATGAGGATTTACAAGCGATTAATAGATATGGATGCTGACGAGAGGGCCATTAGGCAATTAATGAGGATGAGGGTCCCCGAAAACATAAAAATAGAGATAGAACTAGTTGATTAG
- the tuf gene encoding translation elongation factor EF-1 subunit alpha, with protein MSLILKPKESALQKPHLNLAVIGHVDHGKSTLVGHLLVATGYVDEKGFKELEEQAKKMGKEDFVYAWVTDRLREERERGVTIEAMHVGFETPKYFITIIDLPGHRDFVKNMIVGASQADAAMLVVSARPGEFETGIGPQGQTREHLFLAATLGIRQVIVAVNKMDVVNYDQKRYEQIKAEIGKFMKLLGYDPSKVPFIPVSALRGDNIKEKSSNMPWYNGPTLIEALDALQPPPRPTDKPFRLPIQDVYTITGAGTVVVGRIETGVLKVGDRIVVMPPAKVGDVRSIETHHMKLEQAQPGDNVGINVRGIEKDDVKRGDVMGHLANPPTVAEEIVARLAVLWHPTAIGPGYTPVLHVHTATVPTQIIELIAKLDPRTGQTVEQKPQFIKQGDVAIVRLKPLKDVVVEKFSDFPGLGRFALRDMGRTIAAGQIIEIKPKKIEIKV; from the coding sequence ATGAGCCTAATACTGAAGCCTAAGGAGTCGGCTTTACAGAAGCCACACCTTAACCTAGCGGTTATAGGGCATGTGGACCACGGCAAATCAACACTGGTAGGCCACCTGCTGGTAGCCACTGGCTATGTTGATGAGAAGGGATTCAAGGAGCTTGAGGAGCAAGCCAAGAAGATGGGTAAGGAGGACTTCGTCTATGCCTGGGTAACCGATAGACTTAGGGAGGAGAGGGAGAGGGGTGTCACGATTGAGGCGATGCACGTAGGTTTCGAGACGCCCAAGTACTTCATAACAATCATAGACCTGCCAGGCCACAGGGACTTCGTCAAGAACATGATAGTTGGTGCAAGCCAGGCGGATGCTGCCATGCTCGTTGTATCAGCAAGACCTGGTGAGTTCGAGACAGGTATTGGCCCACAGGGCCAGACCAGGGAGCACCTATTCCTAGCCGCTACGTTGGGTATTAGGCAGGTAATTGTGGCTGTTAACAAGATGGATGTTGTTAATTATGACCAGAAGAGGTATGAGCAGATCAAGGCCGAGATTGGTAAGTTCATGAAGTTGCTAGGCTACGATCCCTCAAAGGTTCCCTTCATACCAGTCAGTGCATTGAGGGGTGATAATATAAAGGAGAAGAGTAGTAACATGCCTTGGTACAACGGACCAACCCTAATAGAGGCACTGGATGCGTTACAACCGCCACCAAGGCCTACTGATAAGCCATTCAGGTTACCAATACAGGACGTATACACAATAACTGGAGCTGGTACGGTAGTTGTTGGTAGGATTGAGACTGGCGTGCTGAAGGTTGGCGATAGGATTGTTGTAATGCCACCTGCCAAGGTTGGCGATGTTAGGAGTATTGAGACTCACCACATGAAGCTTGAGCAAGCTCAGCCGGGAGACAACGTTGGTATTAACGTTAGGGGCATTGAGAAGGATGATGTGAAGAGGGGCGACGTAATGGGTCACCTAGCTAACCCACCAACGGTTGCTGAGGAGATTGTGGCGAGACTAGCTGTTCTATGGCACCCAACGGCAATAGGCCCTGGCTACACACCGGTACTTCACGTACACACAGCAACAGTGCCGACACAAATAATTGAGTTAATTGCTAAGTTAGATCCAAGGACTGGTCAGACCGTGGAGCAGAAGCCGCAGTTCATTAAGCAGGGTGATGTTGCTATCGTTAGGCTAAAACCACTTAAGGATGTGGTTGTTGAGAAGTTCAGCGACTTCCCAGGGCTTGGTAGGTTCGCCCTAAGGGATATGGGTAGGACAATAGCCGCTGGGCAGATAATCGAGATTAAGCCTAAGAAGATTGAAATTAAGGTGTGA